The Pecten maximus chromosome 11, xPecMax1.1, whole genome shotgun sequence genome has a segment encoding these proteins:
- the LOC117338300 gene encoding beta-lactamase domain-containing protein 2-like — protein MTDVTSVPPYVDGFVKDGFEKVRDVFRANLENGSDEGSSVAVYYEGELVVNLWGGWVDKESGWKWREDTMPCFYSSTKSPSAIVIAHLVDRGLLDYKEKIATYWPEFGQNGKEDITLETYITNKAGLSGNEEPFPIRLMLDDPKKFGEILAKQKPLWEPGTKHGYHPFTFALYLDQIVKRVDPEGRSLSQYFHEEMAKPFDVEFYIGLPKELYYRAPRVTMMKFDMQEVMKQMTGDPELFKIVNSTVTDVQMINNPYIREVPVGSVFGHGTAASLAKFHGILANGGVHNGKRLLSEEAIQRQLVPKSYGKETVYGLDLMFSLGTMVIAAADDGQPPVYSFGHGGLGGQSAMADPTHKIGFAYATNHLNLDPTKDSRWKDLYNALYECIYKIKNISTKRSVFVNYSELKAAGYDL, from the exons ATGACTGACGTCACATCAGTACCGCCTTACGTTGACGGATTCGTCAAAGATGGTTTTGAGAAAGTCAGAGACGTGTTCAG AGCCAATTTAGAGAATGGTTCTGATGAAGGAAGTTCGGTAGCTGTTTACTATGAAGGAGAGTTGGTGGTAAACTTGTGGGGAGGCTGGGTTGACAAGGAATCAGGATGGAAATGGAGAGAGGATACCATGCCGTGTTTCTACTCTTCTACAAAGAGTCCTTCAGCCATCGTTATAGCACACCTTGTAGACAG AGGACTTCTAGACTACAAAGAAAAGATAGCCACATATTGGCCAGAGTTTGGTCAGAACGGCAAGGAGGATATAACTCTGGAAACTTACATCACCAACAAG GCTGGTCTAAGCGGGAATGAAGAGCCTTTTCCTATAAGACTGATGCTTGATGACCCCAAGAAGTTTGGAGAAATCTTAGCCAAACAGAAACCCTTGTGGGAACCAG GAACAAAGCATGGCTACCACCCGTTTACATTCGCCCTATATTTGGACCAAATTGTGAAGAGGGTGGATCCGGAGGGACGTAGTCTCTCCCAATACTTCCATGAGGAGATGGCCAAACCGTTCG ATGTTGAATTTTACATTGGACTCCCCAAGGAACTATATTACAGGGCTCCTCGTGTCACCATGATGAAGTTTGACATGCAAGAAGTCATGAAGCAAATGACAGGGGATCCGGAATTGTTTAAGATTGTCAATTCGACCGTCAcagatgtacag ATGATTAACAATCCATATATAAGAGAAGTGCCCGTTGGGTCAGTCTTCGGACACGGGACAGCTGCCTCCCTCGCTAAATTCCATGGTATCCTAGCTAATGGGGGAGTTCATAACGGCAAGAGGCTGTTGTCAGAGGAGGCTATTCAAAGACAACTGGTGCCCAAGTCCTATGGCAAAGAAACAGTATATGGACTAGATTTGATGTTTAGTCTTGGAACCATGGTTATAGCGGCTGCTGACGATGGTCAACCA CCTGTGTATTCCTTTGGACATGGCGGACTGGGAGGACAATCCGCGATGGCAGATCCTACTCACAAGATCGGCTTTGCATACGCAACTAATCATTTGAATCTGGACCCCACTAAGGATTCGCGCTGGAAAGATCTCTATAATGCGCTGTATGAATGTATCTATAAGATAAAGAACATATCTACCAAACGGTCGGTATTCGTCAATTACAGCGAATTGAAGGCAGCAGGCTATGACTTGTAA